The Plasmodium falciparum 3D7 genome assembly, chromosome: 3 nucleotide sequence CATCAAATTCATTAGGAAATCCAAAAATATCAATAAGTTCAATTCTGCTCAGCTTTTTATTGGCAAAAGaattatcattttgttcatttttattattatttgttaattggttaaaattattattattactaatattattattattatttatattattattatttatattattaattctaTTATTCATATCCCATTTCTTGTTAccattattactatttacattattaatattatttatattaatactatttatattattattattattattattattgtttgtaTTTATCAAACTTGATAATTTCTTTAACATATTTACAGTACTCTCATTATTTGAAACagtattatcattttctgATGTAACATTTGGATCATTTGCTGAGAAAGGTAAAAATTGTTCAATTACTTTCCCctcatttaatattatacatcTTATAGTACCAATATCATTAATAGTTAATCCATTTATATCTTTCTTTACTTGTtgtatcatatttttatcattaaatgTTATTTGAGCTGCTGCTTTATCAGCTAATATCCTTATATCATGTGCTCctttataataagaaaataattcttttaaatcATTTTCATCAAATAAAAATGCTTTCTGTGgattatcaatatataaccctaaagaataattattattacttatattactattactattattatttgatactTTATTCATACTATGTTTACCCGCATTAACATGACTCATATAATTCTTATCTCTATTTCTTATagacatattataatttagaGTTGTCATCCTATTCCCATCCTTTCCTCCTTTTTGAAACGATTGTTGTTTTGACATAACttgtttattcatttatttatatgatattcgtaaaaatattaaaatattcacgtcctttattttatatttattacaacATATAATTGtgacatatataaattaaaatatatatatatatatatatatatatatatgtagaataccttattttttttttttttttttttttggactaaaactattttgttttatattctgaaaaaaaatatatttttcatatcctgaactttttcttttaaatttttaatataccaataatatacatacacacataaatgtttatatatatatgatatatatgtgattaattattatcccaaaatatatattatttgaattatttatattttaaatattataatataacacaAATCAAACAAATCACTTAATAAAGGTAAgtagatatatttatgttctaTATAGAtgttaatttaataattcaaaaaaaaggagagagagaaaaaaaaaaaaaaaaaaattataataataaaataaaattacttATAAATTCTCCACTTTAATAATGTTATAATGCAATCGCTTCAATTTCCCTTTCACATTcattgaaatatattaacgATCTAACTGttcacataataaatattataaagttATTATGAAATACAacatcattttattatatgtcataaaaataatcttTCTATTATTCAATTGTTTTAAcaattatttcatatatatatatatataaaatgtatgtacatatttatttatatagttCACTCTTAAACTATCaatttatattctttgaatataatttttttcgttCATAGTTTTATGGATTTTATTTCATAGATTATACACAAAAGGTTGTAAGAAAAGGAAAGCTacatattttcttatataatcAAAAAGGAATCTCtggaattatatatatatatattatgacaaaaaagaattaaaaaagtataatatatatataaaaaattggaaaaaaaaaaaataaaataaataaataaaataaaaaaaaaaaaaaaaaaccttaTAACTATATCATAtacataaacatattattatatttataacataatttttataaatattttttctttaaatattatataatatattcataaaaagttcaaaataaggatataataatttctattttttgaaaatcttgtgaaacatataaatcacataaatatatgtttttagaAGAAATCCCAAATTGTgagtaaattatatttatatatatatatatatatatatattaaggaaaaaatattaaatttaaaataatatatattatttttaaaaattatgaaaaagaaaaaattaaaacaaatcaaatttataatatatatatatatataattatatatattatacatattatatattaaaataagaaaacatattatgtaaacaaaaatatttataattatatattatataggtTATATGAAAGAAttgtagaaaataaaaaatatataaaaaaataaaagttaaaaaaaaataataaaaaataaaaatgttaaaaggggaaaaaatataataatttattatatatatataaaatatatatataatattatatttatataataatactcaatattttaataataatattgattaATGTGATTTAAAACTACATGCataatatatgcataaaaaatatattagtatataattataaaaattacctttttatttatataataatatatattatatatatatatttttaataaatttttcaaaagctgtcatataaaattttaaatgatttcttaaaagaatataaatattatattataattaccaaaaaataatatatatatattattagaaataattaaaatattgtatatttataaataagtaTGGtacctttatatattttgtttctattccttttataataagttcaaaaatatttattattacattttttttttttttttcacttaaaaataattcaacaatatatattccattttccatacataaattaaatgaaacattttgtaaaaatatatatatatatatatatatgtagtaaTCTGCgcaattttaaaattaagtCTCAAATCAAAACATAACGTAATAAATGACACGTgtcctaaatatatatatatatatatatatacatatgtgctATTCATCTTTAAGTAGAATATCATTAAATTGATCAttcaaattaaataaatatatatctgtctttattttttctaaatttaaaaatgttacattttatattatgaaaaaaaagaaaaaaaaaaacagagaaagaaaaatgtcaatataaataaaaataggctagtataatatgtattaaaatgtttataatatatatatatatatatatatatgtggatgaacttatatataaatattattaaaattaggtaaaataataaataagcctattctttttttttcatattattatacacatatacaaCAAATCTACCAaagtgtttatatatatatatatatatatatttgcaactaattttttttttcttctttattttttcttgatATTTATTTGGGAAGcaagtaaaaatatataattaaaaaaaaaaaaaaaaaaaaaaaaaaaaaattataattatataggtaaaatataataaccaaaatgtttaaaaattaatatattcaatgTTATttcatgtatataaaatatatatatatataaatatatatattaaatatatagactaaaataaaaaaataaaataatgtttatttattttaaatttgtaaaataaaaatattaatgaaaaaaataaaaaggaaataaaatatgatttattcttattattattcaacgTTTATACATTCGTCATCAACATCTATAGCTGAAAAGCTTGGGACATCTTCCTTCATTAATCCTCTTAACTacaatagaaaaaaataaaataaaataaaataataaaataaaataaacatatatatatatatatatatatatatatatatatacatatatatgtatgatttattcacattattacCTTTATAAGTTTATTATCTTCTGCCATTTTTGCTCTCTGTAATGCTTCTTGTCTGTCGGCTTCATAAAGTTCATCTTGATTTGTTGCGAATTCCTAAGAAacaaataagaatatattatatacgaGCAATATAAAGACAtgcaaatatatacatattatatatatatatatatttatatattcatatataccTTTAGTGATATTAACAAATCTCGAACGAAAGATCGAAAGGCTGATGGAGACTCCAcacaaaaattaaacatatcGACGGAGAATGTCTCTATTTGTTTTTGGTTTAAATTTTCAAAAGATTGAGTTAAAAAGTTTTGtacatgttttattatatgtggTTTTGTTATTTCTACTTCAGGTATATTTACTACTTCAAATTCTAACAATCGTAATAAATTCATTAAAATTATGGTTTGATAATGAAAACCAGATTTGTGAAAAGAATCTGTTAGTGTTTTTAgtatttcatttaatataatgtaataaaaagCCTTACAAAATTCTTCTAgatattcttttttctttattataatattatgaagaaATTGCTGTGTTATTCTTAAACCATGATCAGCTACCGATGGATGTTCATGTTTTATAGCCCATAATAAAGATTgaataaatgtattaaatatttctgaatctaatgtaaataaataatcaaaaCAATGTCTTACACATGCATctaagaaattataaaatttttcacGATGTTCTGGATAAGATGAGAAATCATTTTTAATCATATCTATTGTTGgtaataatacataatttAGTACTGTAGGTAAGATAGGACATGTTACATTTTCGATTTTTTTAAAGACtgttgataataatgaaaatactTCTGCATCTTTTATATGTGGATTACTATCTCTATAATCAACTAATATAGTTTctaataatacatttaatatattactagtcatttgaaaatttatttgttttgcTTCTTCGATTGTTGGTAAATGGATTTCCATGGATTCAtcaatttcattttttaattttttttgctcTCTTTTTAACAATTCCTTTTCTAAATcttgtatattataacaacTTCTCTCTATGGTAGTTTCGATTAGATGTAAGAATTCTCTTTTcattaaaaacaaatttcTAAATTGTGCATGCTTAATTCTTTTTGTACCATTTGCTTCTACTTCTAAATTAATGAATTTACTATAAAGttgataaatttttaaaaagtctAGAAAAACTAAAGCTAGttgttcataataaaaataggaTAATGCATATGCTAATCTACAATTTACTCTAACAAATGTAATAATCAATTTGGAATTTTCATAAGTACATAAATGTTCtaaatttttcatatcatcattattaatattaatattattgttattatttatattattattatttaaagaatttgtattattcatatcttTTATAGCACCATTATTATTTGCATATATTAATGAATTCCATAAATTCATTAATTTGCTCATTAACACTTTTATGCTTTCTTGTTTTTCTTCATAAGGGAAACATGAAATAACATGAGCTATAgcttcatataataaaagattcAATTTTTCTGGTAGCTTatgcataatattattatggaatttaataaatgtacTAAAAAAagattcattattatcattattatgattatttttagctataacatttttacattgtttacatatttttaaaatcgTTTCAGCTGCCATATCTTGTACCTTTTCATTCTCAGcaaattcaaataattttttcataaccGTTTTAAGAAATCTCCAATGAAGTTTTAAAAATCTATGATATTGACTAACAATGTACATAACACATGAAGCTAGAATGGCTCTATTTTCTTCGCCATTTTTAACTTCAatcatatgtaaatatattctgAGAATGTACATTAAAAAgtcttgttctttttttaaagtcATACACATAGAAATAGAACCAACGGCATAACTAATTCTATTCGTTTTGGTACTATTCCatacttcatttttattcgTATTTTTTAACGATTTCTCTgattctttatttaataattcaaCAATTAATTCCATGGTTTTTTCTGAACCTAAATAAGTTAAATAAACCAATGTTGTTTTCatagtattatataaagaaatttcAGTAGTATCTGGTTCAAAATCTCGAACAACTTCACCAGTCTCATTAtcataagaaatataaatttcttGTGGTTTAGCCATTTTTTCAATAACAGTCTTTCTAATATcgtttaatataaattcatataattttatacgTGGGCACATTTTCTTAATATCTGATGGATTTAAATCAATTTTATCTAAAATAGAAGAatattcattaatattaataaccaTATTTGAATTCATATTACtactattcatattattactattattattattattgttgttgtttaaaagatttatatcattattcatTGTTACAAAACTATATGATTTTCTATTTGTTAAAGATGATGAATCTAAATTCATATTTGTCGTTAATGTATTTTTCATATCAAGAGATGAAGAattcatatcatttttatttttaaaattatgttCTTGTTCTAAACGAGTTATTAATTCTCTAATTAATTGTtctgtaaaaatattataataatcaattataattaaaaatacttCTTCCATATTACTATTAGctaacatatttaaaaatttgaaTACAATATTTACATcattagtattattatttttttcaacaaTTTTTTCtcgataattttttaaaaagctAGTTATACATATACTtaattgtaaaaaatattgttcccaaaatatttttaattcggGTGGGAtgtttttcatttcatttgcATTtggtaataattttattttactaaCTAATTTTGtccataaatttataaacacATTATCAAAATAGaggatatttttttcatcaattTTTAACATTACTATTTCTTGTATACACTTAACACATTCTATTTTATAAGATATATCATCCCAAAAATGATCAAACAATAAATctattatttgaatattattatcattaaatttatatttatcaaatatatatgttaaaggaatccatttaaaaaaattagataAACAATGTAATGTCTGTTTAATCAAAGATGTATTCGtacttcttttattatagaCATTTgcttctaatatatataaacataaattataaacTTCTTGAAATTGACTAGCATATTCATTTCTCAATTTctctttcttctttttaacTAACGTCTCATTACCAAATTCAAATACTTCTTCACTtaacatatttaataatttcatattattctcaCATACATTTTGATTTAATTTTGCTGAATTTACTATATCAGGAATAAAACTAGACCATGAATCAGGCCATTCTTGTTTTACAATCTGAATTAATGTCTCATCTAATTTGTTCAATAAATGTCTATCTACACCAACCGTTGTACCTTCAGTTGATAAAGTAATAGTATAGCAAGCTATAAAATTCTTCATaccttctttttcttctgaAGGTAATATATTCCAAcgattatttatacattcttCTAATATTTGTAAACCATAAAATTTTGTATTCACATTCTCACTATGTTCTAATATTATTGATACAGATCTCCATGATGTATCTAACATCTTAAATTGATTTAACAAATTCTGTGCAAAATCTCTTCTATTCTTATCTTTAGTATCTAATAAAGCTTCCACCACATTGTCTAACAATTTCAATTTTTCAGCATCAAACGCTTGGTTTTTATCTAACAAAGAGAGGGGATTGAACGATtcattttccatttttataataaaaaaatataactatATTAAGCCACGATTTGgctatatatacataaataaataaaaaaataaataaataaataaataaataaataaataaataaatatatatatatatattaaaaataaaacaaaaaaaaaatatatatatatatataataaatatatgtatatattaagtatgattatagtatatatttatataactttATAATCCCCTTATCAAAttgactatatatatatatatatatatatatatgtaagtgttattattattattattctttttatattttttaatttttttcacttTGGTAATTTcttgttctttttattttgatatgaaaaaatatatatatatatatatatataatacacacataaatgaatatatatatatatatatatataagttcaatatatataatactttataattaataagaaTGGTTTCTTATTGTTCATATCTTTCATATACACAATTTGAGTGaaaattatttcttataattttttttttttcaatatttttttctgttaATATTTATccttattcatataatatgtatgaaaTATTTACTTTATTAGAAGTTTCAATACAAAATtgtcaaaaaaataaaaaatatatttatatatatatatatatatatatatatatatatatatatactcttctttttttggttcttttatgtatttatatatatatatatatatatatataattaaaaattatacacatatttatatttttcttatttcatattcttaataataatatttaaaccttatatttttatatcatatattatacacatattatatgtatgcttttctatttttatttacatatattttaatattacttAATAActattcaaaaatatatatataatataatatataaatgtatatatatatatatatatataaatatatacacatatataaatgtataaatacttttattttaatatataactttaataatttattaacttaagtattttataaatatgtatataaaaccaaaggaatataaaaattaaaacattatatttttctttttctttttttttttttttttttttttttcatttattccttattattttattttttttttattattactcaTTTATactttaaaaatgaaaatattataaaataaatcatttatatggatcgtcataatatatttatatattatattaataaagttactatagaaaaaataaaaaggcaATTTAaacaagaaaatattaaaaaaaaaaaaataataaaataataataatataaaaatataaaaataattataaaacatattatatatatatataatatatatatatatatataattatatttaatataataataatacttttcatatatattctttttataaataaaattatatttttttttattcctcttcacattatttttaatatatgtattatttttatcttattattttatattcttgggcaaaatttaaaatataatttatattataatattatgatatgataaaataatatttcatattatataagaacattatttaagaaataaaaataagagcAATTATAATACGTAGAATAAAATTTaactttaaatataataaaaaataaataaataaaatataaaggtattatatatatatatatattaatatatgtatattattatatatatttattttaagtGTAAAAGcacgtatatatatatatatatatataataatatattaaggtaatgtaataatatttaaacttacatattcttcttttgttatgatattttaaaaaagttatattgctatttatatgaaagaaagaatattaattttacttccttttatttaaaaataaattaatatttcttataaaaaaatataaaaatatattttcttaatagtataataaagaataatgtatacataattttttatttctggTTTAAGTTTTTTTCTTAagtgaaaaaaatatcattttatatatatatatatatatatatatatatatatatcaagaaaaaaaataattataataaaattaaaaaaaaaaatacttataTCGCACAAGAATTTTAAACCAATagttaaaaagaaaataaaaagtagaTTTTTAACTTTaccataataaattaaaaagataataaaaaattttaatttttttaaataataaacatcttagattaaattattaaaaataataatatgtacatgaatttttatatacatatatatattatcatcatataaagaattatgtatatgaaataagtacttttattaaatgtaaaaatatgtacatgtaATATATGGaactaatattattaagagGAAGATATACAAAttagaaggaaaaaaataataaaactgCACAAGAGTATATAAGAATACTAAGTGgctcaatatatataatacttatatacattttaaaatatttaaaaattaaaaatataaacaataaataaataagtagTCTTGTCCAATTATAATGAGAATCTGTTTTATAAGATTACTTAAACAGAATAAGatgtcaatatatatatatatataatatatgcatttatttatttaaaataataaaaatgctCGTATTACCCAAATGCGATttcatatctttattttttttttttcttaatattattatttaccaataatgtatatatatgtgtaatatagaaattattttttcctcttatttaataaaaatatgagcatatatatatatatatatatattaaaaaatgtataatatctCATTtgataaatgaaaaaattttatattttaacataATTTTATCCTTAAAacataacattttttatttaacattGCTAAGcaaattcatattatttacttCATGATGACACCactataattaattttaataaaaataatcctTTAATGTAATCCttaaatatacttttttcCTTTAACATAATGAAGTcgtaaatttaaaaaaaaaaatgaaaaaagaaagcatacaaaaaagagaaataaaaacaaaagaaaataaataaataatataaaataaataaaaaaataaataaaataaaataaaaaaaaaaaaaaaaaaaaaattaaaactataaaaacaaaaaacaagCATACCACAagtatgtaaatatatataaaatatatacatatatatatatatttttttttttttttttttattcatttaattattttcccTTAATAGTCTGTGTCGTCATCCAAAAGCAAACCGCAGTCattaaaaattttcaaaaaaacaTCACtcgtaatatttttatcatccgAGGCCTCTGATGCCATATCAATAatcattaataaatttttgatCGCTATATTCTTAATTATATTAGATGATATTACCTTTTCTATTTCGTTATTCGGAAAATCATGATATGTTTGATTTCTATGTTGtaaaacatttttaattGAAGAAGATGTACTTAACAATGGAACGTGTAtgttaacaaaaaaatttttgGTTAAACCAACATCCTTCATAAATTGATATTCTGATGTAGTACagataattaaaattttttgattctctttttttggtttcttttttattaagacCATGATAGCTTGTAAAATGGAATTACTAAAACGTGGTCCAATACGAGTATAATCAATTAACCTTTCAATATTATCAAGAATAACTAAAGATAAAGGTGTTTTATATGCAtcttcaaatattttatttatataatttattctaCCAATTTCTGAATAACCTATTAAATTTTCTGGTGTTATAAATTTAGTAAAATGGAAATTTGCACATTTGGCTATATAAGCAGAAATAGTTGTTTTTCCTGAACCATTTTcaccatataataatatactcattaattttgtattttcattatctactatttgtttaattaataatttacatGTATTCTCAATATTCTCATATTCTTTtccataatttattattccattacataataaattaCCTATAATATCTTCTTCAGCTCCAAATGCAGGTTTCGTTTCTTTCAATGCTTTCATAAAATCATtttttgttatcattatatcATCTGCATTTATAGGCTTTGTTAaatcattaaaattaatatgtcTTTCAAAAGCATAGGAAACTGTATTTCTTACTAACCCTTCAATTTCTGCTCCAGAAAAGTTAGGTGTTCTTTCGGCTAattctaatatatttacatctGAACTTAATTTATTACTCATTctcatattttttgtatgaatatttaatatttgtattcTGCCTTCCTTATTTGGTAAAGATATTTCTATATGTAACTCAAATCTTCCAGGACGAAGCAAAGCTTCATCTATTAAATCTATTCTATTTGTCATTccaattaataatatattatttaaactaTTTACTCCATCgatttttgataataattgATTTACTACACTATCATTTACCCCAGTACTACTTGAACCTACATTTCCTCTTTGTCTACATATAGCATCTATTTCatctaatattattatatgtaataatgaaTTCTCACCACTCTGTTTATATTCCATTTCTGCatctttaaataaattacgAATATTTTCTTCTGATTGTccaacatatttatttaatatttctggACCATTAATTATTTTCGGTTCTCGTGCATTCAATGTCTTCCCTATTTGTCTAGCTATTAAGGTTTTACCTGTACCAGGAGGACCATATAATATCATACCCTTTACATGCTTTATACTTAattgttttataatataatttggaTATATCCTACTAGCAAACGTTCTTCTAAAGATGGTCTTGAATTCTTCATCTAATGCTCCTATACCTAATTCTTCAAAGttgaaattattttttatgatattctGTTTTAATACTTTCTTCGATTCAATACATAATTTCCCTCCATCACTTATGCTTGTAAATATGCATTCAGtattttcaaataatataccTCTTTCATATCTATTATAAGATAGATTTTGATTATCTGCATTATTAAATCCAGGACtccatttattaaaatagcCACTAAATCCCGAAGaatttctattattattattattattactattatttaatCTCTTTATCTCATCAAAATCGGCTGTCTTTAAATCTTTTActatacattttaataatatatcattatattttaaagctAATATTTGACCTTTCgttaatatatgattaagaaaatattttttaaacacGTCTTCTAATTTCTCATCTTCCATTTCAATTAAACGATCAGGTTTAACAAACAAATTTACTTCTAATTCAATGGAATCAATAGGTATAAAATTAACAAGATCAttcttattttctttatctaatatatttatttctactAACTCCTTTAATTGGATTCTCGAAAATTCCCTTTGACAAGTATTTAAAGCAATTTCTTCTCTCCCTATATTCCCATCACCTCTTAATATTAAAACCATATTACCT carries:
- a CDS encoding RNA-binding protein, putative; translated protein: MSIRNRDKNYMSHVNAGKHSMNKVSNNNSNSNISNNNYSLGLYIDNPQKAFLFDENDLKELFSYYKGAHDIRILADKAAAQITFNDKNMIQQVKKDINGLTINDIGTIRCIILNEGKVIEQFLPFSANDPNVTSENDNTVSNNESTVNMLKKLSSLINTNNNNNNNNNINSININNINNVNSNNGNKKWDMNNRINNINNNNINNNNNISNNNNFNQLTNNNKNEQNDNSFANKKLSRIELIDIFGFPNEFDVMNKILGKNNSNINYINEQTNNMVNIELKGKPINEAPVVERMHLSITSDNLNAYKKAIDLIMKLLNSLFQEFVDFCLENNFVLPENLSFKRHEYMYNSDGSTKYLGFKENNYGEKEIYKNDFSYNKKNKNMPKSDNDKRNNNNNNSSFNMNINGAYGNNQNVKNGRF
- a CDS encoding exportin-1, putative; this encodes MENESFNPLSLLDKNQAFDAEKLKLLDNVVEALLDTKDKNRRDFAQNLLNQFKMLDTSWRSVSIILEHSENVNTKFYGLQILEECINNRWNILPSEEKEGMKNFIACYTITLSTEGTTVGVDRHLLNKLDETLIQIVKQEWPDSWSSFIPDIVNSAKLNQNVCENNMKLLNMLSEEVFEFGNETLVKKKKEKLRNEYASQFQEVYNLCLYILEANVYNKRSTNTSLIKQTLHCLSNFFKWIPLTYIFDKYKFNDNNIQIIDLLFDHFWDDISYKIECVKCIQEIVMLKIDEKNILYFDNVFINLWTKLVSKIKLLPNANEMKNIPPELKIFWEQYFLQLSICITSFLKNYREKIVEKNNNTNDVNIVFKFLNMLANSNMEEVFLIIIDYYNIFTEQLIRELITRLEQEHNFKNKNDMNSSSLDMKNTLTTNMNLDSSSLTNRKSYSFVTMNNDINLLNNNNNNNNSNNMNSSNMNSNMVININEYSSILDKIDLNPSDIKKMCPRIKLYEFILNDIRKTVIEKMAKPQEIYISYDNETGEVVRDFEPDTTEISLYNTMKTTLVYLTYLGSEKTMELIVELLNKESEKSLKNTNKNEVWNSTKTNRISYAVGSISMCMTLKKEQDFLMYILRIYLHMIEVKNGEENRAILASCVMYIVSQYHRFLKLHWRFLKTVMKKLFEFAENEKVQDMAAETILKICKQCKNVIAKNNHNNDNNESFFSTFIKFHNNIMHKLPEKLNLLLYEAIAHVISCFPYEEKQESIKVLMSKLMNLWNSLIYANNNGAIKDMNNTNSLNNNNINNNNNININNDDMKNLEHLCTYENSKLIITFVRVNCRLAYALSYFYYEQLALVFLDFLKIYQLYSKFINLEVEANGTKRIKHAQFRNLFLMKREFLHLIETTIERSCYNIQDLEKELLKREQKKLKNEIDESMEIHLPTIEEAKQINFQMTSNILNVLLETILVDYRDSNPHIKDAEVFSLLSTVFKKIENVTCPILPTVLNYVLLPTIDMIKNDFSSYPEHREKFYNFLDACVRHCFDYLFTLDSEIFNTFIQSLLWAIKHEHPSVADHGLRITQQFLHNIIIKKKEYLEEFCKAFYYIILNEILKTLTDSFHKSGFHYQTIILMNLLRLLEFEVVNIPEVEITKPHIIKHVQNFLTQSFENLNQKQIETFSVDMFNFCVESPSAFRSFVRDLLISLKEFATNQDELYEADRQEALQRAKMAEDNKLIKLRGLMKEDVPSFSAIDVDDECINVE
- a CDS encoding N-ethylmaleimide-sensitive fusion protein; this translates as MRTNLQCCKLQSQELALTNCGFINIGLYNNLKKSVKSNDVYSEVGNMVLILRGDGNIGREEIALNTCQREFSRIQLKELVEINILDKENKNDLVNFIPIDSIELEVNLFVKPDRLIEMEDEKLEDVFKKYFLNHILTKGQILALKYNDILLKCIVKDLKTADFDEIKRLNNSNNNNNNRNSSGFSGYFNKWSPGFNNADNQNLSYNRYERGILFENTECIFTSISDGGKLCIESKKVLKQNIIKNNFNFEELGIGALDEEFKTIFRRTFASRIYPNYIIKQLSIKHVKGMILYGPPGTGKTLIARQIGKTLNAREPKIINGPEILNKYVGQSEENIRNLFKDAEMEYKQSGENSLLHIIILDEIDAICRQRGNVGSSSTGVNDSVVNQLLSKIDGVNSLNNILLIGMTNRIDLIDEALLRPGRFELHIEISLPNKEGRIQILNIHTKNMRMSNKLSSDVNILELAERTPNFSGAEIEGLVRNTVSYAFERHINFNDLTKPINADDIMITKNDFMKALKETKPAFGAEEDIIGNLLCNGIINYGKEYENIENTCKLLIKQIVDNENTKLMSILLYGENGSGKTTISAYIAKCANFHFTKFITPENLIGYSEIGRINYINKIFEDAYKTPLSLVILDNIERLIDYTRIGPRFSNSILQAIMVLIKKKPKKENQKILIICTTSEYQFMKDVGLTKNFFVNIHVPLLSTSSSIKNVLQHRNQTYHDFPNNEIEKVISSNIIKNIAIKNLLMIIDMASEASDDKNITSDVFLKIFNDCGLLLDDDTDY